A genomic region of Methanothermobacter sp. CaT2 contains the following coding sequences:
- a CDS encoding DUF3320 domain-containing protein, producing MDQSAREIIEREFENLREKLLDLTMRNQLLNFRPRSRTVEVVNHDPEYIYSYLVLNRKKMKLAPRIEEEETLDPDEDAPSSEDNPSDELEVSSEGILLEENLMEVEDENILQTALTEAELQRRLFYINQRARTMIQEQGYNILYLALGFLEWRTEGEPDIRRAPLVLVPVSLERRRAGSSFSLRWDGSEIITNMSLQARLREEGVELPEFSMPSSPGGVSAYLKRVEGAVSSMEGWGVTDEVQLGFFSFTKFLMYMDLDPSSYPNWDEIVDRPLLKALFSIEIDDDSEEVDIDSIPYRDLYHVVDADSSQIAVIEDVKAGKNLVVEGPPGTGKSQTIVNLIAELMASGKTVLFVSEKMAALEVVKSRLDSIGLGRFCLELHSHKARKKDVLNELEATLMEAEADRPEAEREFRRIEKLRDELNEYRRALHEPLYSIQLSPFQLFGMKERAEKYFKGELPFVRIPSPETITPDEWDEALVELRNLAKLAELLPPLQENPWSGTDPGMMLPSDVRELEILLESIMKTADRLTASLKEFQERYGFMRVKTPGELRGLAEVVSVVAESRPFDLGVLESSIWDRYRADAFTLLDKLESYTRKREILDRFHESVHGVDLEALLRDYLKESSSRIKFLSGRYRKIRNEIDALYVGRAPENDYEIVEDLENLMDVMSLREELERYSGVAERFFGPMWNPENPPLEDLRATAEWIVRFRDLHSDGMISERTLECISRGLDGEKLLSDFEDIMEIYNELEDKLSRLQKGINTHAHVLFNSMPEDVPFRAWRSRVKAWSEALNLLPLWSQYLEKKRLCMKTRGAAFIPIIESGIIRMDDIRPAMEGNLADALLERAFREIPTLYTFIGDLHEAKIREFRELDSRIIELNRKRLIHQLNSNMPTVFGGAAPNSEESILSGEFTRKRGHMPLRKLLKLAGGTVKRIKPCFMMSPLSIAQYLDPRSSQLQFDVVIFDEASQVKPEDALGAFLRARTAVVMGDTNQLPPTSFFDQMISAEEDSEDVATAADIESILHLCKRSFPVRMLRWHYRSRHESLIAVSNQEFYDNRLLVYPSPAREDEELGLHLVYLPDTVYERGRTSSNPLEAAAVVDAIEDHFMRYGSSRSLGVGTFSVAQMNAILEALEARLRENPELERIINQETDEPFFIKNLETIQGDERDVIFISVGYGFDERGRMSLNFGPLNQEGGERRLNVLITRAREKCVVFTNFRSSDLRTGPGTPFGVRALRRFLRYAETGVLESDSTDTSQGLFEDSVYDFLVDEGFEVDRGVGCAGFRVDFAVKDPDEPGRYIAGILTDGEMYSRAEVARDRDRLREEILRNLGWNIIHLWSSDWYRNREETQRKVSDRLEEIVEEARVVRESPETPETEQEVADEVEEPVVAETGDMEEAADEVDESAVDESGGPDQEPPRDGAAEYVEYETDKLREPDDLYRSPTPVISSVVSEIVSMEGPVHVEEVIRRIRESCGLRRAGRRVRSIINSAIEMAENNGNIKRNGDFLLLSDSMPVTVRRRSGRIDISLISPMEIEEAVRIALRSTSDMDEVITRVSRMFGFKNTSRKTASGIRSVMEDMARRGEIVVDDEGVRIV from the coding sequence ATGGATCAATCTGCAAGGGAAATCATCGAAAGGGAATTTGAGAATCTGAGGGAGAAACTCCTTGACCTCACAATGAGGAACCAGCTCCTCAACTTCAGACCAAGGTCCAGGACGGTTGAGGTGGTGAACCATGACCCCGAGTACATATACAGCTACCTTGTCCTCAACCGGAAAAAGATGAAGCTCGCACCCCGCATTGAGGAGGAGGAAACCCTGGATCCAGATGAGGATGCGCCCTCCAGTGAGGACAACCCCAGCGATGAACTGGAAGTTTCATCTGAGGGTATCCTCCTGGAGGAGAACCTGATGGAGGTGGAGGACGAGAACATACTCCAGACGGCCCTTACAGAGGCCGAACTCCAGAGGAGGCTATTCTACATCAACCAGAGGGCCAGGACCATGATACAGGAGCAGGGCTACAACATACTCTACCTGGCCCTCGGCTTCCTGGAGTGGAGGACCGAAGGGGAACCCGATATCAGAAGAGCACCCCTGGTCCTGGTGCCGGTGTCACTTGAGAGGAGGAGGGCAGGTTCATCCTTCTCCCTCCGCTGGGATGGAAGTGAGATCATAACCAACATGTCCCTCCAGGCGAGGCTCAGGGAGGAGGGTGTCGAACTGCCAGAGTTCAGCATGCCATCCTCTCCTGGGGGTGTCTCAGCATACCTTAAACGCGTCGAGGGCGCCGTCTCATCAATGGAGGGGTGGGGTGTCACCGATGAGGTCCAGCTCGGATTCTTCTCCTTCACCAAGTTCCTCATGTACATGGACCTGGACCCCTCCTCCTATCCCAACTGGGATGAGATAGTGGACAGGCCCCTCCTGAAGGCCCTCTTTTCCATTGAGATAGACGATGACAGCGAGGAGGTGGACATAGACAGCATACCCTACAGGGACCTCTACCATGTCGTGGATGCTGACTCATCCCAGATCGCGGTTATAGAGGACGTGAAGGCAGGTAAGAACCTTGTGGTTGAGGGCCCACCCGGCACCGGGAAGTCCCAGACCATAGTGAACCTCATAGCGGAGCTGATGGCCTCAGGCAAGACAGTCCTCTTTGTGAGTGAGAAGATGGCGGCCCTTGAGGTTGTCAAGAGCAGGCTGGACTCCATAGGGCTCGGGAGGTTCTGCCTTGAACTCCACTCCCACAAGGCCCGTAAGAAGGACGTCCTCAATGAACTGGAAGCCACCCTCATGGAGGCAGAGGCAGATAGGCCCGAGGCAGAGAGGGAGTTCAGGAGGATAGAGAAGCTCCGTGATGAACTCAACGAGTACCGTCGCGCCCTCCACGAACCCCTTTACAGCATACAGCTCTCACCCTTCCAGCTATTCGGGATGAAGGAGCGTGCAGAGAAGTACTTCAAGGGTGAGCTCCCCTTTGTCAGGATACCCTCCCCTGAGACCATAACACCCGACGAATGGGATGAGGCCCTTGTTGAACTCAGAAACCTGGCCAAACTGGCTGAACTCCTCCCGCCACTCCAGGAGAACCCCTGGTCCGGCACCGATCCCGGTATGATGCTACCCTCAGATGTCAGGGAACTTGAAATACTCCTTGAATCAATAATGAAGACCGCTGACAGGTTAACAGCATCCCTGAAGGAGTTCCAGGAGAGATACGGGTTCATGAGGGTTAAGACCCCGGGCGAACTCCGGGGGCTCGCCGAGGTTGTCTCTGTGGTTGCAGAGTCAAGGCCCTTCGACCTGGGGGTCCTGGAATCCAGTATATGGGACCGCTACAGGGCGGATGCATTCACCCTCCTTGATAAACTGGAGTCCTACACCAGGAAGCGTGAGATACTGGACAGGTTCCATGAATCTGTACATGGAGTGGACCTGGAGGCCCTCCTGAGGGACTACCTGAAGGAGTCATCCAGCCGCATAAAGTTCCTGAGCGGAAGGTACAGGAAGATAAGGAATGAGATAGACGCCCTGTACGTCGGTAGGGCCCCCGAGAACGACTACGAGATTGTTGAGGACCTTGAGAACCTCATGGACGTCATGAGCCTGAGGGAGGAACTTGAGAGGTACAGCGGTGTGGCTGAGAGGTTCTTCGGTCCAATGTGGAACCCTGAGAACCCGCCCCTCGAGGACCTCAGGGCCACCGCAGAGTGGATTGTGAGGTTCAGGGACCTCCACAGTGATGGAATGATATCAGAGAGGACCCTTGAGTGCATCTCCCGGGGCCTTGATGGTGAGAAACTGCTCTCTGACTTTGAGGATATCATGGAAATCTACAATGAACTTGAGGATAAACTCTCAAGGCTCCAGAAGGGTATAAACACCCATGCCCATGTCCTCTTCAACTCCATGCCAGAGGACGTCCCCTTCAGGGCCTGGAGGTCAAGGGTGAAGGCCTGGAGTGAGGCCCTCAACCTCCTCCCCCTCTGGTCACAGTACCTTGAGAAGAAGAGGCTCTGCATGAAGACCAGGGGAGCTGCATTCATACCCATAATAGAGTCCGGTATAATCCGCATGGATGATATAAGGCCTGCCATGGAGGGTAACCTTGCAGATGCACTCCTTGAAAGGGCTTTCAGGGAGATACCCACACTGTACACCTTCATAGGTGACCTCCACGAGGCCAAGATAAGGGAGTTCAGGGAGCTGGACTCCAGGATAATCGAGCTCAACAGGAAGAGGCTCATACACCAGCTCAACAGTAACATGCCCACGGTATTTGGGGGTGCGGCCCCCAACTCAGAGGAGAGCATCCTCAGCGGGGAGTTCACACGTAAAAGGGGTCATATGCCCCTGAGGAAGCTCCTGAAACTTGCAGGTGGCACTGTAAAGAGGATAAAGCCCTGCTTCATGATGAGCCCCCTCTCGATAGCCCAGTACCTTGACCCCAGGAGCAGCCAGCTCCAGTTCGATGTCGTGATCTTTGACGAGGCATCACAGGTTAAACCCGAGGACGCCCTGGGGGCATTCCTCAGGGCCAGGACGGCAGTGGTGATGGGTGACACCAACCAGCTCCCACCGACCAGCTTCTTTGACCAGATGATATCAGCGGAGGAGGACTCAGAGGATGTGGCCACCGCTGCAGACATTGAGAGCATACTGCACCTCTGCAAGAGGAGCTTCCCTGTGAGGATGCTCAGGTGGCACTACAGGAGCCGGCACGAATCCCTCATAGCGGTCTCCAACCAGGAGTTCTATGATAACAGGCTCCTGGTCTACCCGTCCCCTGCAAGGGAGGACGAGGAGCTTGGGCTGCACCTGGTCTACCTCCCGGACACGGTCTATGAGCGTGGGAGGACGTCATCCAATCCCCTGGAGGCCGCGGCGGTGGTTGACGCCATAGAGGACCACTTCATGAGGTATGGTTCCTCAAGGAGTCTCGGTGTGGGTACATTCTCGGTGGCCCAGATGAACGCCATACTGGAGGCCCTGGAGGCCCGGCTAAGGGAGAACCCTGAACTTGAACGGATCATAAACCAGGAGACCGATGAGCCCTTCTTCATAAAGAACCTGGAGACCATTCAGGGGGATGAGAGGGATGTGATATTCATAAGTGTGGGCTACGGTTTCGATGAGAGGGGCCGCATGTCCCTCAACTTCGGACCCCTGAACCAGGAGGGTGGTGAGAGGAGGCTGAACGTCCTCATAACCAGGGCCCGTGAGAAGTGTGTGGTCTTCACAAACTTCAGGTCCTCGGACCTCAGAACCGGGCCGGGGACACCCTTCGGTGTCAGGGCCCTCAGGAGGTTCCTCAGGTACGCCGAGACCGGTGTCCTGGAATCAGACTCCACCGACACCTCCCAGGGACTCTTTGAGGACTCGGTATATGACTTCCTGGTTGATGAGGGATTCGAGGTTGACAGGGGAGTTGGATGTGCCGGGTTCCGTGTTGACTTCGCGGTGAAGGACCCTGATGAGCCGGGCAGGTACATTGCAGGGATACTCACCGATGGTGAGATGTACAGCAGGGCCGAGGTTGCAAGGGACCGTGACAGGCTGAGGGAGGAGATTCTGCGGAACCTCGGCTGGAACATCATACACCTCTGGTCCTCTGACTGGTACAGGAACCGTGAGGAGACACAGAGGAAGGTCTCTGACAGGCTCGAGGAAATTGTTGAGGAGGCCAGGGTGGTCAGGGAGTCACCTGAGACTCCTGAAACTGAACAGGAGGTTGCTGATGAGGTGGAGGAACCTGTGGTTGCTGAAACAGGTGATATGGAAGAGGCTGCTGATGAGGTGGATGAATCTGCGGTTGATGAGTCCGGGGGTCCTGACCAGGAACCCCCGAGGGATGGAGCGGCAGAGTACGTTGAGTATGAAACCGACAAGCTCAGGGAACCGGATGATCTCTACCGGAGCCCCACACCGGTAATATCCTCTGTTGTCAGTGAGATAGTATCCATGGAGGGCCCCGTCCACGTGGAGGAGGTTATAAGGCGTATAAGGGAGTCCTGTGGCTTGAGGAGGGCCGGGAGGAGGGTCAGGAGCATAATCAACTCGGCCATTGAGATGGCAGAGAATAACGGTAACATAAAGAGAAACGGTGACTTCCTCCTCCTCTCAGACTCCATGCCTGTAACGGTTCGAAGGAGAAGTGGGAGGATCGACATATCCCTCATATCTCCGATGGAGATCGAGGAGGCTGTGAGGATTGCCCTCAGGTCAACCTCTGACATGGATGAGGTTATAACACGTGTATCCAGGATGTTCGGCTTTAAGAACACCAGCAGGAAGACTGCCTCAGGGATAAGGAGTGTAATGGAGGACATGGCGAGGAGGGGCGAAATTGTGGTTGATGATGAAGGTGTCAGGATCGTCTGA
- a CDS encoding ribonuclease H-like domain-containing protein, whose translation MLEKLKWDLVIEYDGESLEETFDASRVTAAGSEALEISHERRVKLRRSDVRPHILSDLKLLRGVGSITEGMLKSEGYHTIEDLLEHETYREEAARILGLIEAGDFPEIRGYLNCSSSDYRVLGALGLVDEERFTFLDIETLGLGGAPVILTGMAWIEDGVINVRQRLAPAPEMEGAVLEIYHHIPPDSIIVTFNGASFDLPYIRRRSAVHGLENRLENCHVDLYHISRRLWGHRLPDCKLSTVERHILGAERDLDIPGSHVPDYYRTYLSTGSPGPLVPLVEHNRDDIINMALLIPHVTSGTC comes from the coding sequence GTGCTTGAAAAACTCAAATGGGATCTCGTAATAGAATATGATGGTGAATCACTCGAGGAGACCTTTGATGCGTCCAGGGTGACCGCTGCAGGCTCTGAGGCCCTGGAGATATCCCATGAGAGGAGGGTGAAGCTGAGGAGGTCTGATGTCAGACCCCACATCCTCTCTGACCTGAAACTGCTGAGGGGTGTTGGTTCCATAACCGAGGGGATGCTGAAATCTGAGGGCTACCATACCATCGAGGACCTCCTGGAACATGAGACCTACCGGGAGGAGGCGGCACGTATCCTCGGTCTCATTGAAGCAGGGGACTTCCCGGAGATCAGGGGCTACCTGAACTGTTCATCCTCTGATTACAGGGTCCTGGGGGCCCTTGGGCTTGTGGATGAGGAGAGGTTCACCTTCCTGGACATCGAGACCCTGGGCCTTGGAGGGGCGCCGGTGATACTCACAGGCATGGCATGGATTGAGGATGGGGTGATAAATGTGAGGCAGCGCCTGGCACCGGCACCTGAAATGGAGGGGGCGGTCCTTGAGATCTACCACCACATACCACCAGACTCCATCATCGTAACCTTCAACGGTGCAAGCTTCGACCTCCCCTACATAAGGAGGAGGTCAGCCGTCCATGGCCTTGAAAACAGGCTTGAAAACTGTCACGTGGACCTGTACCATATTTCAAGGCGACTATGGGGGCACAGACTCCCTGACTGTAAACTGTCGACGGTGGAGAGGCATATCCTGGGTGCTGAGAGGGACCTTGACATACCGGGCTCACACGTCCCTGACTACTACAGGACCTACCTCTCAACCGGCAGCCCGGGACCCCTGGTCCCCCTGGTTGAGCACAACCGTGATGACATCATCAACATGGCGCTGCTGATTCCCCATGTGACCTCCGGTACCTGTTGA
- a CDS encoding DEAD/DEAH box helicase has product MVKRVLERFRRDWRFRDAIEHVETIPGREARYSDSTDLPDNIRDYLDAGGIRLYRHQREALDAIRDGMNILITTPTASGKTLAFNLPIMETLTLNPDATALYIYPAKALSRDQLGVLEELESELGLRLNPSTYDGDTPRERRPWIRENSRVILTNPHQLHRILPWHHQWRRFYSNLRYVVIDEAHQYRGVFGSNVALLLRRLRRICRYYGSDPQFILASATLANPAEFSHKLTGLDFRVISDDTSPSGPKHFILYNPYRKRGDPSAHLETSAILSYLVLRGVQTLCFTISRKMAELVTRWTREQLDRENRKLVDRVTSYRAGYLAEQRRRIEADLKEGRLLGVTATNALELGIDIGSLDAVIISGYPGTMISTWQQAGRAGRNLKDSMVVLVAFENPLDQYIMKNPSFIFERPHENAIIDLQNRLILRNQTACAASELPLTLDDFLEYDFSVGVAGEMLADGELELAPDGLTCSGDPQFRYGLDDVSQDTFTVICEGRVLETMSRSQAYREAHEGAVLMNHGNTYTVRDFDLEGRRIIVDRRDVEYHTSVLRDTELRIIRKLRRRRLGDLEVNFGEVEVTEHYTGYRVMIYSRVHGREELDLPPLRFRTRALWFTIPDSLRDELEEIYGDDAFDGGIHGAEHALISLFPLHVLCDRSDIGGISTPMHPDTQEATIFIYDGFEGGIGLAEKGVEVFGDLLESTLELVSSCSCTEGCPSCIYSPKCGNENSPLHRDATVKILEHLMEQTSGEVREASEVDEDVLAGVEELCSEGNLLDAKLRLHEVLERDPGNPGACYLMGEILRRQGEVEMAAYFHERAMNGS; this is encoded by the coding sequence ATGGTTAAAAGGGTTCTTGAGAGGTTCAGGAGGGACTGGCGGTTCAGGGATGCCATAGAACACGTGGAGACAATCCCGGGCCGTGAAGCAAGGTACTCTGACTCCACGGACCTCCCTGATAACATCAGGGACTACCTGGATGCAGGGGGTATAAGGCTTTACCGCCACCAGAGGGAGGCCCTCGACGCCATAAGGGATGGGATGAACATCCTCATAACAACCCCCACGGCCTCCGGGAAGACACTGGCCTTCAACCTCCCCATCATGGAGACCCTCACCCTCAACCCCGATGCAACGGCCCTCTACATATACCCTGCCAAGGCCCTCTCAAGGGACCAGCTCGGGGTCCTGGAGGAGCTGGAATCAGAGCTCGGACTCAGACTCAACCCGTCAACCTATGATGGTGACACACCCCGGGAGCGGAGGCCCTGGATAAGAGAGAACTCCAGGGTGATACTCACCAACCCCCACCAGCTGCACCGCATACTCCCCTGGCACCACCAGTGGAGGCGGTTCTACAGCAACCTGCGCTACGTGGTGATCGATGAGGCCCACCAGTACAGGGGGGTCTTCGGCTCCAACGTGGCCCTCCTCCTGAGGAGGCTGCGGAGGATCTGCAGGTACTACGGTTCAGACCCCCAGTTCATCCTTGCAAGCGCAACCCTCGCCAACCCCGCTGAGTTCTCACATAAACTTACCGGCCTTGACTTCAGGGTGATCTCTGATGACACATCGCCCTCCGGTCCGAAGCACTTCATACTCTACAACCCCTACAGGAAGAGGGGTGATCCCTCGGCGCACCTTGAAACCTCAGCCATACTCTCATACCTTGTTCTGAGGGGCGTGCAGACCCTCTGCTTCACCATCTCAAGGAAGATGGCTGAACTTGTAACCCGCTGGACAAGGGAGCAGCTTGACAGGGAGAACCGCAAACTCGTTGACAGGGTGACGTCCTACAGGGCAGGTTACCTTGCAGAGCAGAGGCGGAGGATAGAGGCTGACCTCAAGGAGGGGAGGCTCCTGGGTGTCACCGCAACCAATGCCCTGGAGCTCGGCATAGACATAGGTTCACTGGACGCCGTCATAATATCTGGTTACCCCGGGACCATGATATCGACCTGGCAGCAGGCTGGCAGGGCCGGGAGGAACCTGAAGGACTCCATGGTGGTCCTGGTGGCCTTCGAGAACCCCCTGGACCAGTACATCATGAAGAACCCCTCATTCATCTTTGAGAGGCCCCATGAGAATGCAATAATAGACCTCCAGAACAGGCTGATACTGAGGAACCAGACTGCATGCGCGGCCTCCGAGCTGCCCTTAACCCTGGATGACTTCCTGGAATACGACTTCAGTGTGGGTGTTGCAGGGGAGATGCTCGCTGATGGGGAGCTTGAACTGGCACCCGATGGTCTCACCTGCAGCGGCGACCCCCAGTTCAGGTACGGCCTCGATGACGTCTCCCAGGACACCTTCACGGTCATCTGTGAGGGCCGCGTCCTTGAGACCATGAGCCGCTCCCAGGCCTACAGGGAGGCCCATGAGGGTGCGGTGCTCATGAACCACGGCAACACCTACACCGTACGGGACTTTGACCTTGAAGGCAGGAGGATAATCGTTGACAGGAGGGACGTTGAGTACCATACCAGTGTCCTCAGGGACACCGAGCTCAGGATTATAAGGAAGCTCCGGCGTCGGAGGCTGGGTGACCTTGAGGTTAACTTCGGCGAGGTTGAGGTGACCGAGCACTACACCGGCTACAGGGTGATGATCTACAGCAGGGTCCATGGTAGAGAGGAACTTGACCTCCCACCCCTCAGGTTCAGGACCAGGGCCCTCTGGTTCACCATTCCTGACTCCCTCAGGGATGAGCTCGAGGAGATCTACGGGGATGACGCCTTCGACGGGGGAATACATGGGGCTGAACACGCCCTCATATCCCTCTTCCCCCTCCACGTCCTCTGCGACAGGAGTGATATCGGGGGCATATCCACACCCATGCACCCGGACACACAGGAGGCCACCATATTCATATATGACGGCTTCGAGGGCGGAATCGGACTTGCAGAGAAGGGTGTTGAGGTCTTCGGGGACCTCCTGGAATCGACCCTGGAACTGGTATCATCCTGCAGCTGCACCGAGGGCTGCCCATCATGCATCTACTCACCAAAGTGTGGCAACGAGAACTCGCCGCTCCACAGGGACGCGACGGTGAAGATACTGGAGCACCTCATGGAGCAGACCTCGGGTGAGGTCAGGGAGGCCAGTGAGGTTGATGAAGACGTCCTCGCCGGGGTGGAGGAGCTCTGCAGTGAGGGTAACCTCCTGGATGCCAAGCTAAGGCTACACGAGGTCCTTGAGAGGGACCCTGGAAATCCCGGGGCATGCTACCTGATGGGGGAAATACTCAGAAGGCAGGGGGAGGTTGAGATGGCGGCCTACTTCCATGAGAGGGCCATGAACGGTTCATAG
- a CDS encoding DJ-1/PfpI family protein: MRRYVAVAIIMACLVLAAAYLSGGGAPVEGRVALVVFEDYNPHEFETLRSTATEVTVIGAGNLTSGYDVRIEDVKPSDIRGYDAVIFTGGSGLYRRVKSGHVDRDLEMAAGIAESASRSGKIIGAICAAPAIPAMAGILRGQNATIYPGLEGVLSENGARYVKGDVVVSGRIVTASTPESAGKLRDTLRDMIRKL; encoded by the coding sequence TTGAGGAGATATGTGGCTGTGGCCATCATCATGGCCTGCCTTGTCCTGGCAGCGGCCTATCTCTCAGGGGGTGGGGCCCCTGTGGAGGGTCGTGTGGCCCTGGTGGTCTTCGAGGACTACAACCCGCATGAATTTGAAACTCTCCGCTCCACAGCCACGGAGGTCACCGTGATAGGGGCGGGTAACCTCACATCTGGCTACGATGTCCGCATTGAGGATGTGAAGCCATCCGATATCAGGGGCTACGATGCAGTTATCTTCACAGGTGGAAGCGGCCTCTACAGGAGGGTGAAGTCCGGTCATGTGGACCGGGACCTGGAGATGGCGGCCGGTATAGCAGAATCAGCCAGCAGGAGTGGTAAGATCATAGGCGCCATATGCGCTGCCCCGGCCATACCTGCAATGGCCGGAATCCTGAGGGGTCAGAATGCAACCATATACCCTGGCCTTGAGGGTGTGCTCTCAGAGAACGGCGCCAGATACGTGAAGGGTGACGTCGTGGTTTCAGGGAGGATTGTAACGGCATCCACCCCTGAATCCGCCGGAAAACTGAGGGATACCCTCAGGGATATGATCAGAAAGCTTTGA
- a CDS encoding thermonuclease family protein: MDNPVNDSWTSDSQGKVNSTDEKKSSYEASGSCYHVVDGDTIDVEGVGRIRLVGVNTPERGQPGYREAKDFVKSMCLGRTVQLDIDDAKRHDRYGRVLAVVYVDGVNLNRELLRRGYAEVMYIPPSEFNPYGWT, translated from the coding sequence GTGGATAATCCTGTTAATGATTCATGGACCAGCGACTCCCAGGGTAAGGTTAACAGTACTGATGAGAAGAAATCGAGCTACGAGGCATCAGGCAGCTGTTACCATGTGGTCGACGGTGACACCATAGACGTTGAGGGCGTCGGGAGGATACGCCTGGTTGGGGTTAACACCCCTGAACGTGGACAGCCAGGCTACAGGGAGGCGAAGGACTTCGTGAAGTCCATGTGCCTTGGAAGAACAGTCCAGCTGGACATCGATGATGCTAAGAGACATGACAGGTATGGGAGGGTGCTTGCAGTTGTCTATGTTGACGGTGTCAACCTCAACAGGGAGCTCCTCAGGCGTGGCTATGCCGAGGTAATGTACATACCACCCTCTGAGTTTAACCCCTACGGATGGACCTGA
- the brxL gene encoding BREX system Lon protease-like protein BrxL, protein MNIFDFKIKEKFPNESVLKNPEIYGVFSGYNLPSFVKDWLIQRNSTLEGKIDKENLRLFLNKHIAQKNKKTIKGTLINDYVPIKVLARILIEPDIRSGVIKFSIPDLGIGHNEGVIPNYIAEKYPELKGGEIWGVVKLSYNPPDNGKTGFIEIVDYKSFKPYEVDLEYFKQKRREFEVSEWIDLLIRSMEYNPEGFESLQQKILFISRLLIFVEPNLNMFELAPKGTGKSYVFNNLSKYGWVISGGVISRAKLLYDISRKTPGLLTLYDFVAIDEVETIKFTDESELRGALKNYLESGTFSVANYKGESSAGLMVLGNIPLTQERKPVNNRYFVNLHKFFNDPALLDRFHGFIEGWKLPRMREDLILRGYALNVEYFSEILHELRTESQYRNVVQKLVDVPKDADTRDKNAIIKLSTAYLKLLFPHVESPEDIDKSDFKLYCLEQAIKMREIIKTQISYIDPEFSREVPEIRIRE, encoded by the coding sequence ATGAACATATTTGACTTCAAAATTAAAGAAAAATTTCCAAATGAATCTGTCCTGAAAAATCCAGAGATATATGGGGTATTTTCAGGATACAATTTACCCTCTTTTGTAAAGGACTGGTTAATCCAGAGGAACAGTACCTTAGAAGGAAAAATTGATAAAGAGAACTTAAGACTCTTTTTAAACAAGCACATAGCTCAAAAGAATAAAAAAACTATTAAAGGGACCCTCATTAATGATTATGTTCCTATAAAGGTATTAGCACGAATCCTAATTGAGCCAGATATAAGAAGTGGTGTTATAAAATTTTCCATTCCTGATTTAGGGATTGGTCATAATGAGGGTGTGATCCCTAATTATATCGCTGAAAAGTACCCTGAGTTAAAGGGGGGTGAAATTTGGGGTGTTGTAAAACTTTCATACAACCCACCTGATAATGGAAAAACAGGGTTTATTGAAATAGTGGATTACAAATCATTTAAACCTTATGAAGTTGATTTAGAGTACTTTAAACAAAAAAGAAGGGAATTTGAAGTATCAGAATGGATTGATCTCCTCATTAGATCAATGGAATACAACCCTGAAGGCTTTGAAAGTTTACAGCAGAAAATTCTATTTATCTCCAGACTACTAATTTTTGTAGAACCCAACCTTAACATGTTTGAATTGGCTCCTAAAGGGACTGGAAAGTCTTATGTCTTCAATAACCTCAGTAAATATGGTTGGGTGATAAGTGGAGGTGTTATAAGCAGGGCCAAACTCCTATATGACATTTCAAGAAAAACTCCAGGTTTACTCACTCTTTATGATTTTGTCGCGATAGATGAAGTTGAGACCATAAAATTTACCGATGAAAGTGAGTTAAGGGGAGCTCTGAAGAATTATCTAGAATCAGGCACATTTTCTGTGGCTAATTATAAAGGCGAATCCTCGGCTGGTTTAATGGTTCTGGGGAACATTCCCCTCACCCAGGAAAGAAAACCCGTAAATAATAGGTACTTTGTTAATTTGCACAAGTTTTTCAATGATCCTGCTCTCTTAGATAGGTTCCATGGTTTCATTGAAGGTTGGAAACTCCCTAGGATGAGGGAGGACCTTATACTAAGAGGGTACGCACTAAATGTAGAATACTTCTCAGAGATCCTCCATGAACTTAGAACTGAGTCTCAATATAGAAATGTAGTCCAAAAACTAGTGGATGTCCCTAAAGATGCTGATACAAGGGATAAAAATGCCATAATCAAACTTTCTACGGCTTACCTTAAACTGCTCTTCCCTCATGTGGAGAGTCCAGAGGATATAGATAAATCCGATTTCAAACTTTATTGCCTGGAGCAAGCCATTAAGATGAGGGAAATAATAAAAACCCAGATAAGTTATATAGATCCAGAATTTTCAAGAGAAGTCCCCGAAATTAGAATAAGGGAGTGA